The Rhodoligotrophos defluvii DNA window CGGCCTCGAGCTGGGAAATGGCCGCAGAGATCGAGGGCTGGGAAATATTCACCCGTTCGGACGCGAGCGTCACGCTTCCGGTCTCGCCGGCCGCCACGAAATAGGCGAGCTGCCTGAGCGTGAAGCGCATGGTGAAGTTGTAACTTTCCGACGAAATCACCGGGTGTGCCCAGCCGGAACGGTGCCGGAACCGCGGAAGCACCGCGGCCCGGCGATAATTGACGCCTGGGACGGCGAGATGATCCGTCCCGTGATCGTGCCGGTCAAGCGCGTTTGCGGCTCAGAGGTCCCCCGGCACACCATAAGAGGGAGCAGAGGCCGGGTTGAGCGCCCTGGCCACATAGTCCTCCATCTGCGGCTTCCACAAATCCCAGAGGCGGGCAAGCTCGCCAATCGGGTCCGTCTCGTGCCAGTCCACCCGCAGGTCGGCAATGGGCCAAGCCACATCGCGCACAAGCAGCATGCCCACCGAATGCACCGGCCCCTCTTCCCCGCCCGCATCGAGGGCGGCCTGCATGACGGCGATCAGGCGGTCGCCCAAGGGGGCATCCGCCATGGCCTGGAACGTCTCCACCATGCGCTCGGGCACGGCCTCGCTCGATAGGAGGTTGCCGGCGGCGACCACGTCCTGCGCGGCGACGGTGCGATGGCGGCCCAAGGTCTTCGCACCGGAGAAGGCTGCGGTGTTGCCGTTGCAGTCAACCAGGGCCAGCTGCCGATAGTCGATATGCTTGGCCCCCTCGCGCAGGCGTTCCAGCGCCTGCTCGGCCGAAAGGCCCGAGGCCATGAGGTCGAGGCCGCGCGGGCCCAGGGTGGGGTCGGTGATGTTCTGGGTCGCCACGACGCCGACACCGGCGCGGGCATGGGCGCAGCGGGCGGCAACGCAGGGGCTCGACGATGATACGGCGATGCCGAACATGCCGGTTTTGGCGCAGCGCGCCGAGACGGAAAAGGTCATGGACTAAACCCCCTGTTCACTCACGCCTTGCAGATACGGCAATCAGTCCGGAATCACGGCGGTGACCTCGATCTCGACCACCCATTCCGGGCGTGCCAGCGCCGGCACGACCAGGCCGGTGGAGCACGGAAAGACGCCCTTCAGCCACTTGCCCATCTCCTGATAGACCGCCTCGCGGTAGCGAATGTCCGTGAGATAGACCACGATGCGGCAGATATGGGAGAGATCGCTGCCCGCCTCCTCCAGCAGCAGCTTGATGTTCTCCATGGCCTTTGCGGCCTGAGCACCGGGGTCGCCTACGTGCAGGCTTTCGCGCGTGTCCAGGTCCTGGGAGACCTGGCCGCGCAGAAAGACCATGGTGCCGCGCGCGACCACGCCCTGGGAGAGGTCGTTGTTCAGCTTCTGCTCGGGATAGGTGTCCTTGGTGTTGAACGGCCGGAGGCGCTTGTGGATCATGGTCGCGAGATCTCGTTCAGAATGACGGAATGAGAACCGCGCCGGCTGATTACCGACGCGGCTGGTGAAGCTATTCGGCTGCGGCTTTCGGCCGGCCATAGACCCGGTCGGACAAGCCGGCCGCTTCCTTGGTAAAGCGCAGCGGCTCGTTCCAGTCGAAGTTCCGATAGACCGCCGCCAGGTGCGCGAAAGGCGGGGACTGGGCGAAGAGCTGGAAGGTCAGCCTATGGCCGGCATAATCGGAGTTCAGCAAATCGCGGGCGAAGGCCAGCAGCTTGCGGCGATCATCCGCGTGCCATTCGTCATTGAGCGTGTAGTACTTGTTGAGCCATTTGCCGGCTTCCGGATCGCGGAAGCTCGCCGCATCCGGCGTGACGCAGATCTGCCCGCCGCACAGCTCACGCGCGATATGCATCATGTGATGCAGCTGACTGCAGGCGAAGACGCGGCCGGTCATCAGGAAAGTCTGGTTGGGCATCAGCAGGCCGGCGGGGCTGCGCTCCGCATTGGCAATGGCGGCGGTGAGATGGGCGTCGATGCCGGCGCGGTAGCAGGCGAGTTCCGCCAGCTTCTCCTGCACGGCCTGCTGCTTCTCCAGCCCGGTCTGCTTCACGTTCCATAAGGCCGCACCGATCATCATGTCGGCCAGCTTCAGGTTGCGCTGCACGAAGGCAAAGGCGGAATAGCGGTGCAGGGTGGCGCGGATGAAGGCGGCCGCCCGGGTGTGCTGGTAGAACAGCACGTTCTCCCAAGGAATCAGCACGTCGTCATAGACAACCAGGGTATCGATCTCGTCGAACTTGTTCGACAGCGGATAGTCTTCCGCCGGGGCGCGGCCGGCAAAGCCGGTGCGGCAGATGAAGCGCAGATTGGGCGAGGACAGATCGCAGATGAAGCCGACCGCGTATTCAGACAGCTTGTCATCGCCCCAATTGGCGATAGTGGGCTTGGTGAAGGCCTGGTTCGCGTAAGCGGCGGCAGTCTCGTATTTGGCGCCGCGCACCACGATGCCCGCATCGGTCTCCTTCACCACATGCAGCAGCATGTCCGGGTCCTGCTCCTGCGGACGCTTGGAGCGGTCGCCCTTGGGGTCGGTGTTGGCGGAGACGTGGAACGGGTCGTTCTTGATGACGAGATTGATGTGCCGCTCGATATTCTCGGCAAAGCGCGGGTCAACCTCGTTGAGCACGTCCTTGCCGTCAAACAGCGACCACATCTCGCCGACAGTCTCGTCGCCCACGCGAGTGACGACGCCCTTGATGTCGTCCAGCACGACATCGGTGGCACGGCGCTTGTCGTGCCAGTCCTGCTGGGTATAGGGCAGCTTGAGGCCGACGGCGAAGCGCTCGCCGTTCTCCTCATAGGTCATGACGTCCTGGGTGGCCGGCTCGTGGGCCATATCATAGATGCGGGCGCGGATGTCCACGAGCGGTTTGAACATGGGATGCTTGGTCACGTCAGTGACCCGCTCGCCATTGATCCAGATGCGCCGACCGTCGCGGATCGAGTCGCGATATTGATTTCCGGTCCTGATCATTCGGTGCCTTTCCTGGCGGTCTCTTTCGGTGTTGGTTGCTCAGCTGGCCTTGGTGAGAGCCGCCGGGCTGCAATAGGCTCTGCGGCAGTGGGCGAGCGGCTTGCCCTCACCGGCATGGGTGCTCAGTACGCGGCCGATAAAGATCTTGTGCGTGCCTGCGTCATGGGCGGCATCGAGCACGCAATCGAAGCTCGCAACCGCGCCGGGCAGAATGGCCGCCCCGGTCACCCCGGTATGCCACTCGGCGCAGGCAAAGCTGAACGGCTCGTGTGTTCGGGACCGGCCGGCGAACACATCCGAGATATGAGCCTGATGGTCGGCCAGCAGGTTCACGCAGAAGATGCCGTTGGCGAGGATCGCGTCGGCGGCCGGGCTGCGCCGGTTGACGCAGGAGAGGATCATGGGCGGGTCGGCCGAAACGGAGGCCACCGCGCTGACCGTAACCCCGTAAAGCCCCGCCGGACCGCTGGTGGTCACCACGTTGACGCTGGTCACCGCACCGCTCATGGCCGCCAGAAACGCATCGCGATCCGCCGTAGGCAAATCGTGTAGTCCTTCATGAGAATGTGGGACCTGGTGTGCCATCGACGTTCTCAGCATGACCGAGCCCTCCAAGATATTGTCCGCGATCCAGTACCGCAGAAGGGGAAAGATCG harbors:
- a CDS encoding DUF1028 domain-containing protein codes for the protein MTFSVSARCAKTGMFGIAVSSSSPCVAARCAHARAGVGVVATQNITDPTLGPRGLDLMASGLSAEQALERLREGAKHIDYRQLALVDCNGNTAAFSGAKTLGRHRTVAAQDVVAAGNLLSSEAVPERMVETFQAMADAPLGDRLIAVMQAALDAGGEEGPVHSVGMLLVRDVAWPIADLRVDWHETDPIGELARLWDLWKPQMEDYVARALNPASAPSYGVPGDL
- a CDS encoding RidA family protein, whose product is MIHKRLRPFNTKDTYPEQKLNNDLSQGVVARGTMVFLRGQVSQDLDTRESLHVGDPGAQAAKAMENIKLLLEEAGSDLSHICRIVVYLTDIRYREAVYQEMGKWLKGVFPCSTGLVVPALARPEWVVEIEVTAVIPD
- a CDS encoding 4-hydroxyphenylacetate 3-hydroxylase family protein, coding for MIRTGNQYRDSIRDGRRIWINGERVTDVTKHPMFKPLVDIRARIYDMAHEPATQDVMTYEENGERFAVGLKLPYTQQDWHDKRRATDVVLDDIKGVVTRVGDETVGEMWSLFDGKDVLNEVDPRFAENIERHINLVIKNDPFHVSANTDPKGDRSKRPQEQDPDMLLHVVKETDAGIVVRGAKYETAAAYANQAFTKPTIANWGDDKLSEYAVGFICDLSSPNLRFICRTGFAGRAPAEDYPLSNKFDEIDTLVVYDDVLIPWENVLFYQHTRAAAFIRATLHRYSAFAFVQRNLKLADMMIGAALWNVKQTGLEKQQAVQEKLAELACYRAGIDAHLTAAIANAERSPAGLLMPNQTFLMTGRVFACSQLHHMMHIARELCGGQICVTPDAASFRDPEAGKWLNKYYTLNDEWHADDRRKLLAFARDLLNSDYAGHRLTFQLFAQSPPFAHLAAVYRNFDWNEPLRFTKEAAGLSDRVYGRPKAAAE
- a CDS encoding flavin reductase family protein gives rise to the protein MPTADRDAFLAAMSGAVTSVNVVTTSGPAGLYGVTVSAVASVSADPPMILSCVNRRSPAADAILANGIFCVNLLADHQAHISDVFAGRSRTHEPFSFACAEWHTGVTGAAILPGAVASFDCVLDAAHDAGTHKIFIGRVLSTHAGEGKPLAHCRRAYCSPAALTKAS